The sequence CGAACGGCGGCACGTCGTACGCGGCGAAGACCTCGGCCACGATCCCCAGCGCGGGCTGCAGCAGCTCGTTCAGCCGCGACTCGATCGCGTCCCAGACGGCGTCGCCGTGCTCGGCCAGGAGGCGGGAGAGGAGGTACACGCCGTACGCGATGTGGCGCGACTCGTCGCGGCGGATGTGGGCGATCACGCGCTGCATCCCGGGCATGATGCCGTTGCGCTGCAGCACCGCGTCGTAGGCGTGGTAGCCCGTCTCGGCCAGCACCCCCTCGACGATCATGTTGTAGGTGACGGACGCCGCGGCCTGCGCCGCCGGCGACGCGTCGTCGCGCAGCCGGTGCATCGCCGCGGGGAGCTCGTCGGCGAAGATGCGGAGCCAGCTGGGGCCGTGGTACCGCGAGAGGTCGCCGTGCTCCTCCGCGACCTCGTCCAGGAACCGGCGGAAGGACTCGACGTGCTTGGCCTCTTCCCAGAGGAAGGAGGTGAGGTACATCTCCTCCTCCAGCCGCCCCTCGCCGGCGACGACCATCATCAGCGGCAGGAGGTCCATCGTCACCGACTCCTCGCCGCCCTGGAAGAGCGCGGTCAGGCGCAGGATGACGTCCTTCTCGTCGTCGGCCAGCCGCCGCCAGTCGCGCGCGTCGTGCGACAGGTCGATTTCCGCCGGGTCCCACACGCCGAGCTTCTTCGCCTTCTGCCACAGCCGCATGGGCGGGCTGGCGAAGTCGAGTCCGGCGGGAGATGTGGATTGGAAGGCGGTCGGCATCGGCGGTTGGGGGGAGGGAGATTCGATAGCGTGTGGGATGAGATCCAAGTGCGAGAGTGCGAAGGTGCGCGAGTGCGAGAGTGCGAGAGTGCGAGAGTGCGAGAGTGCGAGAGTGCGAGAGTGCGAAAGTGCGTGAGTGCGCTTGCCGGGGCTGCATCCGTTCCGGGAGATGGGCATTGGCGCGGCCGCGGAGGGCCCCCTCTCCCCCGGCCCCTCTCCCCCGCTTCGCAGGGGCGAGGGGAGAACTCAGCGCGGCGGCGAGCTTCGGTGCGTCAAACGCTCCGTCTCACCGACGCACTCATGCACTGACGCACTCACGCACTGTCCGTCTCCGGAAACGTGCCGCCGACCGTCGCGGCGGCGTGCACCATGTCCTTCGCGGCCTGCGCGTACTTGGCGAGCGTGAACAGGTTGCCGCGGACCAGGCGCAGCTTCCCCTGCATCACCGCGGCGACGGGCTCGATCTCGCCGCGCAGGAGGCGCTTCCACGACGCGGGGTCGGCGCGGAAGACGAAGGGCGCGGTCGCCACCTCGTCGTCCGTCGCCATCCGCGAGCCGCGGCAGGCGCCCTGGTGCGCGTCGATCCAGATCGCGCGGTCGGACTCGACGCCCTGCGCCGGGTCGGCCGACATCGCCAGCACGATCGCTCCCTCCCACGTGGCGGCGGAGACGCGGTACGCCTCGCTGCGGTTCAGCGCCTCGCAGCAGGCGCGCGCCCATTCGTCCGTGAACACCTCCATCTGCCGTCCGATCTCCATCGCCGGGAAGAAGTTTCGCCACTCAGGCCGCCGGAACGGTAGTGTTCACGCGGAGACGGGGCAACGCCAAAGGCCGCCGCCGGCTGCCGGGCGAATGAATTCACGGCAACAAGGGCACAAAGTCCCTGCGGGACTGCCGGAGGAGCATCCAGCAGCACCGATCACATCCAGGGGTGCGCCGATCTTTCTCTCCATCCGGATGTCCGCCCCGCAGTCGCGCAGCGACTTTGTGCGGTTGCCGTGAATTCATTCGCCCGTGTAACCTGGCGAGCGTGCGCGCCATCACATCCCGACGAGCACCTCCGCGCACCCACCGCGCCGGGCCGGGCATCCTCATCCCCAATCGTCATCTCCATGGATCACGCCGCGCCGCACCCCGAGCACGCGCCGGAACCGAAGCGCCACCACTGGATCGTGCGCGCCACGCACTGGGTGAACGTGGTGGCGCTCACGCTCATGATCGGCAGCGGGCTGCGCATCTTCAACGCCTATCCCATGTTCGCGCGCAAGGGCGAGTCCTTCTGCTGCTGGCCGTGGGAGGGGACGGCCATTCCGCCGTGGCTGACCTTCGGCGGATGGCTGGCCGGCGCGCGCAACTGGCACTTCGCGATGATGTGGGTGCTGGCCGTCAACGGCGCCGTCTACCTGGCGTTCATCTGGCTGCACGGCGAGTGGCGCGACCTCGTCCCCCGCCGCGGCGATCCGCGCGACGCGTGGGAGATGATCAAGTTCTACCTCTTCGTCCGGAAGACGCACCCGCGCCAGGGCAAGCACAACGCGCTGCAGAAGGGCGTCTACTTCGCGCTCCCCTGGCTCGGCGTGCTGGCGGTGCTCACCGGGTTGGCGATCTGGAAGCCCGTCCAGTTGGCGCCGCTGACGAACCTGTTCGGCGGCTACGTCTGGGCGCGCTACTGGCACTTCGTGGTGATGCTGGCGCTGGTGCTGCTGGGGCTCGGCCACGTCTTCATGGTCTTCGCCGTCGATCCGCAGTCGCTCGTCGCCATGGTCACCGGCCGCTACGACGAGTCCCGCTCGCCCGAGGCGCTGAACGCGCGCCCCTTCCTGCGCCGCAAACCCATGCCCGCGCTCAAGATCGCGCGTCCGCCCGCGCCGTCTCGATCTCCAGACATGGCTAAAGGAGATGGAGATCGGGTAGCTGCCGCGTCATCTGCGCAAGCGGCAGCGGGTGATGGAGGTGCGGGAGATCGGGTGCGCGGAGATGCTCCGGATGCATCCAGCGCACTCACGGCGTCGGGGGATGGAGATGCTGAACCCGCCGCGATCCCGGTCCCGGACGAGGATGGCGACGCGGCGCGCGGTGATTCGGCGGAGATGGATGCGCCGGAGAGCGGAAAGGAGGCGGGGCGATGATGGACCGGCGGCGGTTCCTGACGCTGGGCGGCCTGTCGGCGGCGGCGCTGATCGCGGAGGCGTGCGACTCGCGCGGGCCGAAGAGCGCGCAGAAGCTCCTGCGCTGGGCGGAGCGGGAGAACGAGGGGGTGGAGCGCTTCCTCTTCCGCCACACGTCGATGGACCATGCGGCCAGCGCGCGCAACGCGGGCCGGCGGATGCCGTCCTACTACATCTCCGACAAACCGCCGGTGTGGGACGAGGCGGCGCGCGGCGCGTGGGCGCTGGAGGTGACGGGCGCCGTCGCGCGGCCGCTGCGGCTGACGCTGCGCGACCTGGCGCGGCTGCCGCACCTCACGCAGCGCATCAACCACTACTGCGTGGAGGGCTGGACCGCGGCGACGACGTTCACCGGCGTGCGGGTGAGCCACCTCGCGCAGCTCGCGGGGATCAGGCCCGACGCGCAGTACGTCGACTTCCAGAGCTTCGACAGCGGCTACCACGAGAGCTGGGACCTGGAGAGCGCCATGCACCCGCAGACGCTCGTCGCCTTCGCGCGCGAGGGCCGCTTCCTGGATCCGTGGTACGGCGCCCCCGCCCGCGTCCATTCGCCCGTGAAGCTGGGCTACAAGAACACCAAGTACCTGACGAAGGTCGTCTTCCTCCCCCACCGCAACGGCGGCTACTGGAGCGACAAGGGATACGAGTGGTACGGGGGGACGTGATCGCCTTCCGCTCGTCCGCCATCGGGACGCGGTTCCGCCGCCGTTCCCGGTTCCCTGCAGCACATCGCTCGTGAACGGAAGCACGGCGGCGCCGGTGAGACACCGGCGCCGCCGTGCTTCGTCACGCCCCCGTTCCACCCACGCTCACGGCGCTGCCGGGGCGGCGGCGCGCGGGACGCGGGCGTGGGGGAGCGGCGCGGAGACGTCGGCCAGCAGGCGCCACCCGTAGCGCCGCGGCATGCGCGTGTGGCCCACGCCGGTCGCCTCCACCCGGTACCAGGCGGGGAGGTCGAACGGGGCGAAGGTGGCGGCGCGGAGCGCGTGGACCAGCGCCCGGTGCGCGATCAGGCTGTTCAGCTGCGTGTCGGTGTTGGGGATGAACTGCACGCGCAGCCCGCCACCCCGCTCACGCATGTACGCCTCGGCCGCGGCCTGCGGCTGCCCCGCCACCGCCGCCGCGTCGGCCGCGATGTGGCGGCGCGCCCAGTCGATCAGCGCGCCGGCGGGGCCGTACAGCGCGTCGTAGGCGAACACCTCGTGCGGGTCGTTGTGGCGCAGCACCCGCATCAGCGCCGCGCCGCCGCCCGAGTGCGCGGTGTAGATCAGCCGCCGCACCGCCGGCACCGCGGCGCCCGTGGCCCGCGCGAACTCGGCCAGCCCCGCCGCCACCAGGTCGCGCATCCCCGTGGCGGTCACCAGCTCGGGGAAATCGAAGGCGTTCTTGTACTTCCCCCCGAAGTAGCGGCCGCGCGGGAGCAGCCCGACGGTGGGGAGCCGGCGCCCCGGGGTGGGGTCGGCCCGGTCGTCGGGATTGCTCCAGTCGAGGCCGCAGATCGGCTCCATGTCGCGCGGGAGCGTCATCCGCGTGGCGTGCGCGTCGTAGCCGTGCAGGTGCACCACCACGTCCACCGCCGGGGGCGGCGCGGTCATGTCGTTCCAGCGCACCACCAGGTCCGGCGCGGCGCCCCCGTGCGGCGCCAGCAGCGGCAGCGTGGCCACTTCGCTGCGCCCGGCGGCGATCGCCGCACGCGCCGCGGCGCCGCGCACGGCCCCGGCCGCCGCGCCGATCCCCGCGCCCACCGACACGGCCGGCGCGGGCGGCGCGTCTTCGCCCACCGACTCGGACGGCTGCGGAAGGAACCACGCGCCCGTCGCGGGCTCGGGCGGGTCCGCCGGGCTCCCCAGCAGGATCATGGCCTGATCGTAGGCGTTGCGCAGCCTGGTGGAATAGTCGTCCACCTGGCCGCTGCCGTTGTAGCCGCGCGCGA is a genomic window of Longimicrobium sp. containing:
- a CDS encoding R2-like ligand-binding oxidase, whose protein sequence is MPTAFQSTSPAGLDFASPPMRLWQKAKKLGVWDPAEIDLSHDARDWRRLADDEKDVILRLTALFQGGEESVTMDLLPLMMVVAGEGRLEEEMYLTSFLWEEAKHVESFRRFLDEVAEEHGDLSRYHGPSWLRIFADELPAAMHRLRDDASPAAQAAASVTYNMIVEGVLAETGYHAYDAVLQRNGIMPGMQRVIAHIRRDESRHIAYGVYLLSRLLAEHGDAVWDAIESRLNELLQPALGIVAEVFAAYDVPPF
- a CDS encoding SCP2 sterol-binding domain-containing protein; its protein translation is MEIGRQMEVFTDEWARACCEALNRSEAYRVSAATWEGAIVLAMSADPAQGVESDRAIWIDAHQGACRGSRMATDDEVATAPFVFRADPASWKRLLRGEIEPVAAVMQGKLRLVRGNLFTLAKYAQAAKDMVHAAATVGGTFPETDSA
- a CDS encoding molybdopterin-dependent oxidoreductase, which translates into the protein MMDRRRFLTLGGLSAAALIAEACDSRGPKSAQKLLRWAERENEGVERFLFRHTSMDHAASARNAGRRMPSYYISDKPPVWDEAARGAWALEVTGAVARPLRLTLRDLARLPHLTQRINHYCVEGWTAATTFTGVRVSHLAQLAGIRPDAQYVDFQSFDSGYHESWDLESAMHPQTLVAFAREGRFLDPWYGAPARVHSPVKLGYKNTKYLTKVVFLPHRNGGYWSDKGYEWYGGT
- a CDS encoding cytochrome b/b6 domain-containing protein, giving the protein MDHAAPHPEHAPEPKRHHWIVRATHWVNVVALTLMIGSGLRIFNAYPMFARKGESFCCWPWEGTAIPPWLTFGGWLAGARNWHFAMMWVLAVNGAVYLAFIWLHGEWRDLVPRRGDPRDAWEMIKFYLFVRKTHPRQGKHNALQKGVYFALPWLGVLAVLTGLAIWKPVQLAPLTNLFGGYVWARYWHFVVMLALVLLGLGHVFMVFAVDPQSLVAMVTGRYDESRSPEALNARPFLRRKPMPALKIARPPAPSRSPDMAKGDGDRVAAASSAQAAAGDGGAGDRVRGDAPDASSALTASGDGDAEPAAIPVPDEDGDAARGDSAEMDAPESGKEAGR